AAGATGGATATTATTCTGAAACCTCCTACACACAGGTCATAGTACCAATGTTCGACGCATACGAATTGCAAGACGTTGGATTTCTTGCTGTAGGTAGATCTGGAGCTGACGGAATTGATTTTGGGTATAGAAAAGGAAAAAGTGGAATTTGGGCATTCTATCCAATTGACAATGAATTCAAGTATATGTCGCCATCTCTTTCCGAGTTTGTGCCAGCGTGGGTTTCTGGAAGCTTGTCTGTTTAATAGTCAACCCTCAATAAAATTTAAAGCAAACGACTGTCAGGCCCGCCTAACAACTGGCTTAAATCGTTCGCTTCGCTCGCTGGGACGGGCTAAAGCCCGCCCCTTAGCCAAACGTTATAAGTCGCGCAAAACATGAGCCAAGAAACCCTAAAAGCCGAGATCACCCGAAAGGCGCTTTCCATCTGCAATGATAGGATCAGGCGCCACTCTCGCGTTGCTTTACCGGGCATCCTTGAATCAACTAGGGCTCAGCTTGAGTGGTTGGTAGCATTCTTTGAGGGCCGAAACAATGAGAGGCAGAGGCTTCGAGAACTTTGTTTTGGGCACTATGCAGCAAGAGAAATGGATGAGCGCGACACAGAGTTTATCGATGCGTTGAATAGAGCATATTATGTTGCTTCAAGAACCGCTGCTGGACTCAAGCTTGATATGAAGGTACTGGGAGGCGATTTATAACAAGTCGCTCAAGTCGTTCACTTCGTTCGCTGGGACGGCGTGCCGCCGCCCCTTAGCTTATCGTTAGGCGTCATCTCTTTTTAAGGCCCGTACATACATGGAAGTTCGTATCGCCGCCGCCTGTTCCTTATTCCATACGCGTCCGCTGGGTTTACATCTAGCGCGCTGTCTGTGCTCGCATCGGGTCTTTGTCCGGCGACCAGAGGCATCCAGCGGTGTGAAACAGTCATCATGTAGCAGCTTGAACGTTCGCAGCTGTTCGGCCACTGTGCGGTATCAGCCAGCGAGGCCTGGTTTGCTCCGCTGCCTAACATGCGGTTCAAGCCGCTCACTTCGTTCGCTGGGACGGGCTAAAGCCCTCCCCTTAACCAAACGTTAGGCATTGTGGGGTATATGGATGTGAACCCAATAGCAGCAGCAATTCCTCTGTGGTATGCCCAAATGGCGTGGGCAAAGGAGCTAATCACCCGTAGCTTCGGCCTAGAGAGAGCCGAGGATATTTTGCATAGAGAATATCGCGGGAATCGCATTATTCCTGGCACTACTTGGTACATACGCACTCATGGCATTGGAGTTGATGTCTACAAAACTCTAGATGTTGGCGGTATAGACTTTGATTTTGACAAGCTACACCCAGACGCTTGGCGTATGGAAATATTTATTCAGCGCCAACTAAACGATGGCAACCTTCCATTTGAGCCTTACCGAGAGTTGCTCAATGATGAAGAGCTTATGAGAAAGGCTATAGCGGATGCACTCAGTATCAATGCCTAACAATGCGCTCAAAGCGCTCACTTCGTTCGCTGGGACGGCGTTCCGCCGCCCCTTAGCTTAATCGTTAGACGGCAGAGAAACCCATGGAGATAGCCGCCGAAATTATAAAATCAATAGCATGGCCAATAGCCGCAATTTGGATAGCTCAGCTATTCAAAAGCGAAGTTCGCGCCCTATTCGGTAGAGTTTCGCATCTCAAATACAAGGAGCTAGAAGCACAATTCGAAAAAGGCATCGAACTCGCAAAGAATCAAGCTAGGCAGCTAGATCATGAAAAATATAAAGCTCTTAGAAATGCCTCAATAGATGGAATCCTGACCACTTTTGAACTCGTCAACCGTATTGCTTTAACATCTCCACGAGCAGCAATAATCGAGTACTGGATTGATCTAGAAGCAGCAATCAGCGCTGCGGCCAAAAAAGCAGGAATATCGAGCAGTAACACATCGAAAAATGTCTCCAAATTAATCGAAATGGGGCATGTTTCCGCCAACGTCATGCCGCTATATATGCAGCTGAAAGAGCTTAGAAATCAGGCAACGCACATGCCAGACTTCAGCATTACAGCTAAAGATGCACAAGCCTATCTAAAAAGCGTCTTAGAGCTCGGAAACGAGTTCCGATACTATGCTGTAGGTCCTGTCTAATAGGTGGTTCAAATCACTCGCTCCGCTCGTTGGGACGGGCTAAAGCCCGCCCCTTAACCAAACGTTAGGCACACAAGGAGATTACGGTGAATTCAAACCCTAGGGCATGCATTGCGTACATTGCTGCCGGTCTATCTGGTGCCAAAGGATCTTCGGTATACGATTACTCGCAATCCAAGCACATAAACATTAGCGGCAACATCAGTGAAACAAATATCAGCATTTACGATCACGACCGTGGCTGCCACATAAGCGGCTCTCCAAATAGCCTGTACGACTACGGAAATAGCTCTCACATTCAGCTGACCTTAAAAGGCTCCCAATTTACTGGCTATGACTATCACACGAGCAGTCATTTTAGCGGCAATATAAATGGCAGGTCAGTATCTATTTATGACTACCAAACATCTTCACATTACAACTACAGTGTGTGAGCGCCTAACAACTGGTTCAAGCCGTTCGCTTCGCTCACTCGGGACCGGCTAAAGCCGGCCCCTTAACCAAACGTTAGATTACTCAATGAAGAGTGTGCAAATGACCGAAAAGCGGACTGGCAGCGAGCCTCGCTATGCCCTTCTAGATCCGGTAGTAGACCTTCTCTTGGCTAGCGGAAATGAACTTGCAACTGAATATCGTTGGGGCTCTAATCCAGCCGGATACTTTTGCCTCATGAGGCATCCGCTCGACCTTGGGCTTGTGGCAGCGAACTTTAACCTGCCACCAAGTGTCGTTCTGGATCAGAAGTTCGGCGCCGTAGATTACGGCCTGGGAACAGTAGTAATTAGGCAGGAGTAACCTAACCATTTGCTCCAGGGGACGGCCCTGACGGCCGCCGCTGAGCTCAAACGTTAGGTGCCACATGCACGAAGTCAAAGCCACTGTCTTGTCCGATGCCCCAGCAGACGTAGTAGCAAAATCATTTTCTGTAATCAGTAAAGAGTTGCGCTCGTCATCTACAAAAGAAGCAGTTCAAATGTCAATAAGCACTGAGCCAGCCAGCGACACCTAACTAGCGGTTCAAATCGTTCGCTTCGCTCACTGGGACGGACTAAAGCCCGCCCCTTAACCAAACGTTATGCGCTAATGAGGCACGAACATGTTCAGTGAACGAATAAATAAAGAAGAGCTATCGGGAGTAGCCACTCGATTCAGAGATTTGCTTATCAAATATTCCAGCGCCTACCCGGATGCCCAAAGAGTTCTTGAGCGCGCATCTGACTTGCTGGAAAAAGCTATTAACAGAAATATTAACGATCCTTATCGCAAAGGGTTTCTACCTGAAGAGTTCTGGGAAAGTGGCACACTATTTCCGCTAGAAGACTTATCTGAAAAGTGCGCACAATTCAGCCTTCTTTTAAAGGGTGCCATTTCAATTAAAGCAATAAAAAGTGGCGTACAGATCATTGAAGAACAAGCAGAGATTGATGAAAAAGAGTTTAGGCAGAGAGGCGCATAACAAGTCGCTCAACACCGTTCGCTTCGCTCACTGGACTCGCAAAAGCTACGCTTTTGCTCGCCTGTTAGCTTAATCGCTATGTACCTACATGAATACTTACGCGCTGCTAGCAATTAAGATCACTCTAACAACAGTCGCCTTTTTAGTGCTGCTATTTCTGGCCATTTTAGCAACCACCCTAATATTCCAAGACAGCGGGCAACACCCAGACAACTGGAGAACAACAGACTACGACTACGGGGCTGGAATTTTGGTTGCGGCCTTGTATATTGCAACAGTAGCCTGGCAAATCCGAAGCGCACTAAAGAAAAAATCAATTCAGCGTCAGTAGGAACATAACAATGCGCTCAAAGCGCTCACTCCGTTCGCTGGGACCGGCGAAGCCGGCCCCTTAGCTTAATCGTTAGGCGTCATCTCTTTTTAAGGCCCGTACATACATGGAAGTTCGTATCGCCGCCGCCTGTTCCTTATTCCATACGCGTCCGCTGGGCTTACATCTAGCGCGCTGTCTGTGCTCGCATCGGGTCTTTGACCGGCGACCAGAGGCATCCAGCGGTGTGAAACAGTCATCATCTAGCAGCTTGAACGTTCGCAGCTGTTCGGCCACTGTGCGGTATCAGCCAGCGAGGCCTGGTTTGCTCCGCTGCCTAACATGCGGTTCAAGCCGCTCACTTCGTTCGCTGGGACGGGCTAAAGCCCGCCCCTTAACCAAACGTTAGGCGTAACAATGAAACCACACCTCCGCATCGTAAGGCATCCGTATGAAGAGCCTTACCATTTAAATCTGGTAGTGAGCGCGTCAAACGGCAACTTGTCTGCCGGGTTTGAATATTATGAAAACGCCAGAGCCATTCATGAATGGGCAAGCGTGTTAGAGAAGTTCCCGCGCCATAGTAGCGATGTTTTTCTCCACGAAATCGGCTCAGAAATTCCAGAAGACCGCACCGCTTACTACTTTCGACTACGCGTTTTCAACACAAACTCAGCCGGAGCCTGTGCAATCCAGCTTCGCTTCAATAATAATCAGAGCCTGCCGAACCGAGAGATATTTGATTTTTGTATTCGTGCTGAACCATCACAGATAAATAGACTTGGAAAATTACTTCGAACCTTTGCTGAGCTGAGGCATGAGGTTCTAGAGTGGAACGTTACAGAAGGTGAACTCCATGAGTTCTCCTGAAATCCTAACCATCGGTTCAAATCGCTCGCTTCGCTCACTGGGACGGGCTAATGCCCGCCCCTTAGCTTAATCGTTAGCCACCACAAGGAAGTTATGCGTAAGTCCATCAGCATCGCAATCGTAGTCGCTATCTCGATTGCTCATTACTCAATCATGGGTTATCTGGGCTATGACCCTGCACCTGAGTACGAAAACTTAATGGCTTGGTCTTTCGCTCTCATGGTTGCACTGTGGTGTTTGGATGACGCAAAGAAACATAACTTCCACCGTCCTTATGAGTTCGGTGCTTTTATTTTCTTCCTCTGGCCAATCGTTTTGCCGGCGTATCTCATTTACACGCGGGGCTGGCTAGGCACACTCGTATTTTTGGCCTTTCTATTTATAGCGCTATTGCCTTACATTTGTGGCTGGGTTTCTTACTACGCAAGCCCTGCTTACAGTGAGTATGGCGTCTAACATATGGTTCAAGTCGTTCGCTTCGCTCACTCGGGACCGGCTAAGGCCGGCCCCTTAACCAAACGTTAGGTTCTAGCCATGACCAAGTGCGACCAAAGAATCCTTCATGGCTTGCTCAAAGCCTTAAATGATGAGAATTACTTATCCAAGCTTTCGCGCTACAAAATCTTAAGCTTCCTTGCAGGCTGGGTGTTCTTCTTTATCTCATTCTTTGAAAGCCTTCAACCAAACATTCCATTGTGGGCAATTTCCTTAACCGGCATATTTTCAGGACTTCTAATCGGCGCAGGATTTTTCATCGAACTATCAATCCGCCAATGGCCTGTAGTAAAGGCAATAATTGACATCCCAAAGGCTAAAGAACTGGGAGAACAAACCTAACAATGCGCTCAAATCGCTCACTTCGTTCGCTGGGACGGGCTAAAGCCCGCCCCTTAGCTTAAACGTTAGACATCAAAGAAAAGAGATTCATCAACCAAGGAGTTATACATATGGGAAGTTACGTCGAGAGCGCTCTTACACAAGGTGAAAAGGTAATTTATGAAGGAAAAACGAGTCTCTGGTCGCTTTTACCACTGATACTGTTAGGTCTATTAACGCTCGGCATTTTTGGCCTTGGCCTGCTTTTTTGGATCGCAGCAGCAATACGCTATTTCTCCACAGAGTTAGCCATCACAAACAAACGTGTTATTGCGAAATTCGGCTTCATAAGCAGAACAACCATTGAAATAAATATACAAAAAATTGAAAGCATTCAAGTTAACCAAGGGATTCTTGGTCGCATATTCAATTTTGGCTCAATTGTTGTTTCTGGCGCAGGAAACCCACAAGCACCAGTTCCAGGAATTTCCAGCCCTTTGAATTTTCGTCGGGAGTTCCTAAACACACAAGAGCAAGAGCTGTCGACTAACAACGTGGCTGTAGCCTGACAAGCGGTTCAAATCGCTCGCTTCGCTCACTGGGACGGGCTAAAGCCCGCCCCTTACCCAAACGTTAGGTATATATAAGGAAACTCTGTGATCACCTGCTACCTCAAATACTTAATCGATCCATACAAACTTAAAGAGTTTGAGCATTACGGAAAACTGTGGATTCCCCTGGTTGAGAGGTTTGGGGGTAACCATCACGGTTACTTTTTACCATCGGAAGGCGCCAATAATGTTGCACTCGCTATGTTCACGTTCCCAAGCCTAGCTGAGTACGAGCAGTATCGGCAAAGCTCATTTCAAGATGCCGCTTGCATAGCCGCCTTAAAATACGCTGAAGAAACAAAGTGCATTATAAGCTACGAGCGTACTTTCTTTAGGCCGGTGTTCAATGCCTAACAAGTGGTTCAAATCGTTCGCTGCGCTCACTGGGACCGGCTAAAGCCGGCCCCTTAACCAAACGTTATAGTTCAAGAAAAAATAGTGAGATTGTAAATGTCAGTAGACAAACCATGTATTTTCGCAAAAATCACTCCAAAGGCTGAGTTTTTCGAATCTGCCAAGAATGAATTGTTAGGAATGTTAGGAGCCACTCGAAATGAAGCTGGCTGCATTCAATTCGAATTACATTGCTCAGAATGCAAAAGCTACATTTACTTATATGAGGAGTGGGAGAGTAAAGCTGCTTTAGAAAATCACCACCAAGAGGGGCATACCCAGTTAGTTGCACAAAAATTTAAAGATTGGTTAGCAGCACCGACTGAGGTTACATTCATGAATAAGCTATAACAAATGGCTGTTGGCGGACGCATCTACGCTGCGCTCCGGAGCGCCGCAAAGCCAAACGTTATGCGTAATAAGGAAATTCATGTCAAAATTTACATTAAAAGGTTTTATTTTAGTTCCTGAGCCGGAGCTAGAATTAGTAAAAAGTGAACTGGAAAATCACAAACGACTCACGTTCGAAGAGCCAGGCTGTATTACCTTTCGTGTCATTGAAAATTCGGAGAATCCTCTTCGTTTTGACGTTTACGAAGAGTTCGCGGATAAAGCGTCATTTGAACAACATCAGAAAAGAGTTAAAGCTTCTCATTGGGGCAAAGTGACAGTCAATGTTGAGCGCCACTACGAGCTCTCCGAGTAAACGCATAACAAAGCGTTTAAGAGGGATTTGGCGCGCGTGACATTTTTGGTTTGCGTTGAGCTTGTGTGTTTAAGGTGTATTGTAGAAACCTCGGGATTGCGTGCCTGCACCCCTTAACGCGGCGTTAGGCGCCCTTGGAGAGCCGTGCATGACCGGGAAAGCATGTGGAGAGTTTGAGCAGCTATTTGCCAAACTCCTAGAGCAAAAGATCAGGCAAGGTGCACAACGTGACACCGCTCTAGTTAAAGAAAGCTATGATTCGGCCAGTTCCGCGTTGAGCCTTCTTGAAACCAAAGCAGACCCTCTTCATATAAACGACATCGCGGCAACCTTGGCAGGCAGGGAAAATGAGCTAATGACGCTTGGATCTCAGAGAGCTCAACGATTAATCTTTGATCTCGTTTACATGCACTAGCTATGGAGTTAGGCCTATC
This DNA window, taken from Stutzerimonas stutzeri, encodes the following:
- a CDS encoding immunity protein Tsi6 family protein — protein: MSQETLKAEITRKALSICNDRIRRHSRVALPGILESTRAQLEWLVAFFEGRNNERQRLRELCFGHYAAREMDERDTEFIDALNRAYYVASRTAAGLKLDMKVLGGDL
- a CDS encoding DUF4145 domain-containing protein; this encodes MEIAAEIIKSIAWPIAAIWIAQLFKSEVRALFGRVSHLKYKELEAQFEKGIELAKNQARQLDHEKYKALRNASIDGILTTFELVNRIALTSPRAAIIEYWIDLEAAISAAAKKAGISSSNTSKNVSKLIEMGHVSANVMPLYMQLKELRNQATHMPDFSITAKDAQAYLKSVLELGNEFRYYAVGPV
- a CDS encoding DUF6896 domain-containing protein, which encodes MDVNPIAAAIPLWYAQMAWAKELITRSFGLERAEDILHREYRGNRIIPGTTWYIRTHGIGVDVYKTLDVGGIDFDFDKLHPDAWRMEIFIQRQLNDGNLPFEPYRELLNDEELMRKAIADALSINA
- a CDS encoding PH domain-containing protein, giving the protein MGSYVESALTQGEKVIYEGKTSLWSLLPLILLGLLTLGIFGLGLLFWIAAAIRYFSTELAITNKRVIAKFGFISRTTIEINIQKIESIQVNQGILGRIFNFGSIVVSGAGNPQAPVPGISSPLNFRREFLNTQEQELSTNNVAVA
- a CDS encoding putative quinol monooxygenase, encoding MSVDKPCIFAKITPKAEFFESAKNELLGMLGATRNEAGCIQFELHCSECKSYIYLYEEWESKAALENHHQEGHTQLVAQKFKDWLAAPTEVTFMNKL
- a CDS encoding putative quinol monooxygenase, producing MSKFTLKGFILVPEPELELVKSELENHKRLTFEEPGCITFRVIENSENPLRFDVYEEFADKASFEQHQKRVKASHWGKVTVNVERHYELSE
- a CDS encoding NIPSNAP family protein; translated protein: MITCYLKYLIDPYKLKEFEHYGKLWIPLVERFGGNHHGYFLPSEGANNVALAMFTFPSLAEYEQYRQSSFQDAACIAALKYAEETKCIISYERTFFRPVFNA